Proteins from a genomic interval of bacterium BMS3Abin08:
- a CDS encoding Na(+)-translocating NADH-quinone reductase subunit F, with protein sequence MKLTTTDGNELTISENESLYEALRKNNIFITSSCGGKGTCAKCRVRIIRGEYNSKSSGKLSRGDIDNSIVLACQTFAAGDLLIEIPVESRLTVGDKIAISRSRDLFETLMQYKAALSPLISRTPVKMPHPTIDDNISDLERLKRAIDNAGLSLSFPKDFVSTMADDLRKNNWDINLCYQKDMNEAVFIEPGGKNNSRYGIAVDIGTTTVVVYLVDLTDGRVVDVASTYNSQIRFGDDVITRIVHATEGRGLGELRRAVLSDINDMLEPLLNLHSIPQKDIESAVISGNTTMTHLFWGLNPEYIREAPYIPTANSFPVWHASEAGIRINRKAPVYSVPCVASYVGGDIVSGVITTRMHRKPEISLFMDIGTNGEIVIGNNEWLMTASCSAGPCFEGSGIKDGMRATTGAIESIRIKPETGEPEIKVIGDSPPVGICGSGMIDAVSEMFLTGIVDRRGKLHREASPERIRANETELEYLIYSDTTRDIVLTQVDIDNLIRAKAAVYAGVSLILKEVGFTPDMIERVYVAGGFGNYLNIDRAILIGMFPDIPEERYLFMGNTSIAGNYLCLLSEKMRNEAELVASMMTYLELSAKGGFMDEFMSAMFLPHTDMNQFPTVKDKMDATLNP encoded by the coding sequence ATGAAACTAACCACAACCGATGGCAACGAGCTAACCATATCGGAAAATGAATCCCTCTACGAGGCTCTCAGGAAAAACAACATTTTCATAACCTCCTCCTGCGGTGGAAAGGGGACATGTGCCAAGTGCCGGGTAAGGATAATCAGAGGGGAATACAACTCCAAAAGCTCCGGAAAACTCAGCCGGGGTGATATAGACAACAGCATAGTCCTTGCCTGTCAGACATTTGCCGCAGGAGACCTCCTCATCGAGATACCGGTTGAGTCAAGGCTGACCGTTGGTGACAAAATCGCAATATCCCGATCGAGGGACCTCTTTGAAACACTGATGCAGTATAAGGCGGCTCTGTCTCCCCTCATCTCCAGGACCCCCGTTAAGATGCCGCATCCGACAATAGATGATAATATCAGCGACCTCGAAAGACTGAAAAGGGCAATTGACAATGCCGGGCTGTCCCTGTCTTTCCCAAAAGATTTTGTCTCCACAATGGCTGACGATCTCAGAAAAAACAACTGGGATATCAACCTCTGTTATCAGAAAGATATGAATGAAGCCGTGTTTATAGAACCCGGCGGTAAGAACAACAGCCGCTACGGCATAGCCGTGGATATCGGCACCACAACAGTCGTCGTATACCTCGTCGACCTTACCGACGGCAGGGTCGTCGACGTTGCTTCAACCTATAATTCACAGATACGCTTCGGGGATGATGTGATAACGAGGATCGTCCATGCCACTGAAGGAAGAGGACTCGGAGAGCTCCGGAGGGCCGTACTGTCGGACATCAATGACATGCTGGAGCCTCTCCTCAATTTACATTCCATCCCTCAAAAGGATATAGAATCAGCTGTAATTTCAGGAAACACAACAATGACACATCTGTTCTGGGGTCTCAATCCTGAATATATAAGGGAGGCTCCTTACATCCCCACGGCAAACAGCTTCCCCGTCTGGCATGCATCCGAGGCCGGGATCAGGATAAACAGGAAGGCCCCTGTTTACTCCGTCCCCTGCGTGGCAAGTTACGTCGGTGGTGACATAGTCTCCGGAGTAATCACGACAAGGATGCACAGGAAACCGGAAATTTCACTCTTCATGGATATAGGGACAAACGGAGAGATCGTTATTGGAAACAACGAGTGGCTCATGACCGCATCGTGTTCAGCAGGCCCCTGTTTTGAGGGAAGCGGGATCAAGGACGGGATGCGTGCCACAACAGGCGCAATAGAGTCGATCAGGATCAAGCCCGAAACCGGTGAGCCCGAGATAAAGGTAATAGGGGATTCACCGCCTGTAGGCATCTGCGGCTCCGGCATGATAGATGCCGTCTCGGAGATGTTTTTGACGGGGATAGTCGACCGGAGGGGGAAGCTTCACAGGGAGGCGTCCCCTGAAAGGATCAGGGCAAACGAGACCGAACTTGAATATCTGATCTATAGCGACACCACAAGGGATATCGTGCTGACCCAGGTTGATATAGATAACCTCATCCGTGCCAAGGCGGCGGTCTATGCAGGGGTATCCCTGATCCTCAAAGAGGTAGGGTTCACTCCCGATATGATTGAAAGGGTGTATGTTGCCGGGGGCTTCGGAAACTACCTGAACATCGATAGGGCGATACTGATAGGGATGTTCCCCGACATCCCGGAAGAGAGGTATCTTTTTATGGGAAACACGTCGATAGCCGGCAACTATCTCTGCCTTCTCTCTGAAAAAATGAGGAATGAGGCTGAATTGGTTGCCTCGATGATGACATATCTCGAACTCTCCGCAAAGGGAGGCTTTATGGACGAATTCATGTCGGCAATGTTCCTTCCTCATACAGACATGAACCAGTTCCCGACGGTTAAAGACAAAATGGACGCAACCCTGAATCCTTAA
- the lipM gene encoding octanoyltransferase LipM → MKDQWRLIDTGPGSAAFNMALDEAMASDVMRGASPPTLRFYTWAVPSVSIGCFQRAGEIDLEYCRCNSIPLVRRPTGGRAILHHVELTCSFSGRNNIPVFSGGLLRTYGSLSRAFYRAFRGVGLDVEIKTRREKGRVLTGSPLCFQSVSYGEISLGGKKVMGSAQKRWKEGFLQQGSIKLRVNPEEMEKVFMDAGRDGILSSMTGILDYLPGLDPADLKERIREAFEEIFEVKLTPLRVTDSERDLALDLLKKYRSQEWTFRR, encoded by the coding sequence ATGAAGGATCAGTGGAGATTGATTGACACAGGTCCGGGCAGTGCTGCCTTTAATATGGCCCTGGATGAGGCGATGGCCTCTGATGTTATGCGTGGTGCATCACCTCCAACACTGAGGTTCTATACATGGGCTGTCCCTTCGGTGAGTATCGGGTGTTTCCAGAGGGCCGGGGAGATCGATCTTGAGTACTGCAGGTGCAATTCAATACCCCTTGTGAGGCGTCCGACAGGTGGAAGGGCCATACTCCACCACGTTGAGCTTACCTGCAGTTTCTCCGGAAGGAATAACATCCCCGTCTTTTCCGGGGGTCTTCTCAGGACATACGGCAGCCTGAGCCGGGCATTTTACCGGGCGTTCCGGGGGGTCGGGCTCGATGTGGAGATAAAGACGAGGAGGGAAAAAGGGCGCGTGCTGACAGGCAGTCCTTTGTGTTTCCAGTCTGTATCATATGGTGAGATCTCTCTCGGGGGGAAGAAGGTGATGGGTTCTGCGCAGAAGAGGTGGAAGGAGGGGTTTCTGCAGCAGGGATCAATAAAGTTGAGGGTGAATCCCGAGGAGATGGAAAAGGTCTTCATGGATGCAGGCCGTGACGGTATACTTTCTTCAATGACCGGTATACTGGATTACCTTCCGGGTCTGGACCCCGCTGATCTTAAGGAACGTATAAGGGAGGCCTTCGAGGAAATCTTTGAAGTAAAACTCACTCCCCTGAGAGTGACGGATTCCGAGAGGGATCTTGCCCTTGATCTTTTGAAGAAGTACCGGTCTCAGGAATGGACGTTCCGGAGGTAA